The proteins below are encoded in one region of Aquisphaera giovannonii:
- a CDS encoding RNA polymerase sigma factor, whose product MGAEDRESLFTRWLDGHGGAVLKVARAYTLTAEDRRDLVQEILLRVWTSLPGYRGEAGLSTWSYRVALNTALDWHGKEKRRRGRQRPIIEVEDPPDPGPDGPRQAARRELVERLYAAIRRLPPADAALVLLYLDDLSYREMAEVLGISESNVGVKLNRARKALGELLKEDSHGHK is encoded by the coding sequence GTGGGTGCCGAGGACCGGGAATCCCTGTTCACGCGGTGGCTGGACGGGCACGGGGGCGCCGTGCTGAAGGTGGCCCGCGCCTACACGCTCACGGCCGAGGACCGCCGGGACCTCGTCCAGGAGATCCTCCTCCGGGTCTGGACCTCCCTGCCGGGCTACCGCGGCGAGGCCGGCCTGTCCACCTGGTCGTACCGCGTGGCGCTGAACACGGCGCTGGACTGGCACGGCAAGGAGAAGCGGCGGCGGGGACGGCAGCGCCCGATCATCGAGGTCGAGGATCCGCCCGATCCGGGGCCGGACGGGCCCCGGCAGGCCGCCCGTCGCGAGCTCGTGGAGCGGCTCTACGCCGCGATCCGACGGCTCCCCCCGGCCGACGCGGCGCTCGTGCTGCTCTACCTGGATGACCTCAGCTATCGCGAGATGGCCGAGGTGCTGGGCATCTCCGAATCCAACGTGGGCGTGAAGCTGAACCGGGCGAGGAAGGCCCTGGGCGAACTCCTGAAGGAGGACTCACATGGACACAAATGA
- a CDS encoding Spy/CpxP family protein refolding chaperone: MGRHGHHPEREQFEGRGGFGVRRPLRFLANELGLDEKQVAAFARLLDDLKIERAQAEVDDRRAMADYADSLAGAEFDAARATGAGDRRVRSATQLRDALVRYLGQIHALLSPEQRERLAYLIRAGVLAV; this comes from the coding sequence ATGGGACGCCACGGGCATCATCCGGAGCGGGAGCAGTTCGAGGGCCGCGGGGGCTTCGGCGTCCGTCGGCCGCTGCGATTCCTGGCGAACGAGCTGGGCCTGGACGAGAAGCAGGTCGCCGCGTTCGCGAGGCTCCTCGACGACCTGAAGATCGAGCGGGCCCAGGCCGAGGTCGATGACCGTCGCGCCATGGCCGACTACGCCGACTCCCTGGCCGGCGCCGAGTTCGACGCGGCGAGGGCGACCGGCGCGGGCGACCGCCGCGTCCGGAGTGCGACGCAGCTCCGCGACGCCCTCGTGCGCTATCTCGGCCAGATCCACGCCCTGCTCTCGCCCGAGCAGCGCGAGCGCCTGGCCTACCTGATCCGCGCGGGCGTCCTCGCCGTCTGA